ACgaggaaataattttataatccaACCTCGAGGAGTCAaatattggacacgtagtgaacatagcgatcgtttcaatattttgttgttgttgttcttgttgttctttgacactttttggacaacTACTGGAAAATCTTAAAAGTCGAAATTTTCCGTGCttgaagataaaaaatttctttagaaggctattactttcatttacttcaaacgtgtctatttatttgagtatagctctcttgtaatatcaagtaacagaatttattgtgactTGTGTAGattaaattgtaattttaagtaacagaatttattgtgactTGTGTAGATTAAATTATACTAGGACCTATCAAGCTATtcaacagctactcgtttaacgagcctacgatttaattataattaggcaaatggcaacacgcagaaaagttgaagTTGAGTACAGAGAGTTCAATGGcgcaaaaatattcgaatagagctttttgagatgcaatgcaatgagaaaataaaatccatattttactcgagagatGTATCAATGCTTgctttttataaaaagtatcttcttgAAGTTGTTATAATGTTGGCTTCATTCAGTGTGTCGCCTGATTTCGAAAAGCTGTCAAGCGGGATGCAACAacaagtgtcacattaaatatcaTTTGTGAAACTTTTTCTTTTAGTAGGACGAGTTGAATTCACGAGCTGTCGCAGTCTTTGCCCGCTGTTACTTCTGATATgtgtaaaaaaattgtgtttcgTCGTCCATCTATTCggttttaactttctaaaaatatgtgcggcccgccaagacttgcaactcttaattttggcccgcgagggATAAAATGtagccgacccctgctctaggtgatgattttgatattttcatatctTTCGAGGCTTCCGGCAAACTATTGTTTCCCTCCAAATTTTGCGTTGCGAAAATTTCTGgtggaaaaaaatttgttggTACCAGTAACATACTGTACAACTATTTGCGCTTGGTTTGTTGTTAAGAAGTAATTTGTCAAATAATCTCCCACAAAAACTTGATATAGATAGCTGAACTATACCTTTTCATCTTGGGGAAGACTGTCAACATCTTGTGGAGATACGCTCTCTGTTGCAAAACTAGTGACTGATTGAGTTACCGGTATTCCATTTTCATTTTCTGTTGTGTTATCGTGATCATTTGATGTAAAATCATTTATATGTACAGTGATCTTattctgaaattgaataaaagtcGATTGAAAGATTTTCCATAAATAGGAATTGAATACAGGTAGTTAGAAGATCACTAAAGATTATTCATTACTTTATGGTTTCATCAGTTTAGATATAGCTAGATGTATTTACGCATGAGTGAAACCATTCTTTTTGTTCCATCAAAAATTCGGTctattttatttacttatcaATTTTAGTCTAAATACAAAATCCACAAAAATTTTCTGTAACAATAGTGATTAGGGAGCAAGTTTACATACAAAGTATGTTAAAAAAAGAGCCGAATATGGGCCTTCATTCAAACAACTCACGTTTCTCGTTGCGTTCCATATTCTGactatattttcaaacaaataaaacaaatatattcccCCAATAACCGTGAGTAACCTCCATATATATGTTTTGTCTTCAGCTTCTGAATGCGTTTCATCCGAGGCGTGGACGTGTTCATCCTCGTGACCATGCTCATGGAGCCCTACAACctaaaagtatgttttatggACTTAAATAACGAAGGCAGTAAATTTCTCCCCGAACTGTCATGTTTACAATTAAtgtcaaattcaaatattatattctacgcttcaaatattgaaaaacacaTAAAAGGCGTTCAGATTGGCATTGAAATAAAcatatcattttcaaattccGTTTTTTTGTATCATCCGATAGTTTGCTGAAATAGTTTGAGCTCACAACACTATTTGTCAGTAATTACGCAATGGCGTAGTTTTCATAGTGGTACcggtaagaaaaataaaattcaaatttggtaTTTGTAAATGCAAATCACTGTGCCTCAGTATTCAATTTTGTTCAACCGCTCTATTAGTAAATTCAGTTACACCTCTGGTATTATATGCAAAAGAGCATCTCCAGACATAGTTCCTACTCCAAGAGCGATGAAAAATTGCATTGTCATCTTGTATACGCCAGTTCCAATAGCAGGAAACATTACAAGACCCAGAAACGACAATAAACTGATTATGAAGACCGAAGCTGTTCCATAGCCATATCCTaagaataaaaattacaaaacaaaattttgatattgtattttcaatataaaaaatgaaaggcCATATAATAACACCGAAACGGAAAATTGATCTCGTGGTTTCTTTTACAACCAgcttgaaaatttgacaaaaaatgatATCTTACATTTCATTGAAAGTATACTGTTTACAAATGCCATTCTGTCtagtttttaaaattgctttttaccagaaatgttttttcaattaACTTACGCATTGCATCAGTATATTCTGGAGCTTCGTCATTCGGCACATCTTCCGTCTTGGCTGCACAATTATTTGAAGCAGATTGTTGTAGAAGTGCAGGTGAGAGATCAGCTAGTTGACTGCTGTTAATGCCATGTGATTCCTCTACGTTGTATATAGCTAACAACTCTTCCGTCGTAAAGCACTGGAAACATAGACATTTCAGTACAACATCTAAAACGTCACACCTGAAAACGGACTTAACACATGATTCACGGATGGAAAATTAATACTTGGCAGCTTATGGACTTTGTTGTGGCTCAATttcaacattaaaatgcaaatacgctttactggttaatttccaAGGCGTtcacttttaagatatttttgtCTTATGAAAACATCTGACTGATATTATAATCGTCATGACATGTGATAGGCCAGTGTCAAATTTCTTCCAGTAGCACAGGTATTGCAAACCGACAGAATGATATTACAATGTTGAATTCTACTACATTGGGAATGAAATTATCCGCCTTAGCAGGAAgcgtttattttttgttgttgtgaatACTTGCATTTGAGTTCGAAAATTTATTCGAAATACTCAGTCAAATTGTTGTTACCGCGCTATGTGCTTGATTTCCTGTATGGTCATGTTTAGTTTCTCGCTTTCGTCTTTGGTGGTCATGTCCTACATGATTGTCAACAACAACTTCAACGCTTCCACCAATATTGAGCGTGTCAAGAAGTACTTGAAAATCTGTGAAAATAAACCAAACCACTTTTACcttcagaaaatattttacttttatattttatagcaTTAATATGAGCTCTTTATTACAAAGTTTAAactggaagaaaataatattttggtaattgtttttcaaaaagaaactaaaaactaatcaattgaatcaaaaatttggttTGGAATATTTCCAATATGGTATACCATCAATTGTCATGATTCCATTTTTTGAACCTGCCATCTCCATCAACTCTCCAATAAAAAAACTTTGGTTTGGAAGATGACAACGGCATTTCATAATTGACAACAAAACCCCTGTGATGGCTTCTGATTCATCAAGATGATCGGTGCTCACACAATCTTCCGAAAATGGATTAACCACGCACTAGAGAaacatttaatcatttcatattttatcatttgGATAGgacaaaaactattttattattgaatagAGAATAGAATCATCGTCGTATTTTAGCAACTTCGCACAATTATGTAAACTGCTCAACTTGAATAAAAAGAATTCGCAATGGATAATATATAATAGGCAAAATTCTGATAAAAACCGGTAGATAATATAATTGAACATAGACATATAATATGACttaataatgtaaataaaaacaCGGCAATAAATTTAACATTTATTATCATTTAGATGTGAGATATGagattgttttattaaaattagttttACCCGAGTTGCTCCTGGACACGTTTGTTCTCTAATTCCGTCAATAACGTTCGATGAGAAGTTTTCGCTGCAGATTTCGTTGGTGggaaatatttttgactttGCTTCGGAAGCGCTGATGAGGtcttaatatattaaaatttggatttttcTAATAGCATCGATGCATCAGAAATTATGTATCAGTACATAACATACTGTTGcaataatttacaaaatatttcggCTGCGAATATTTCAAAACGTATCTCGTTTCACATCGCTTTCAAGtgtgtcttcattgaccataaaTTAtctcaaaaatacaaaaaaaacgaatccaagGCCTGTATTCACCTTCTCCTCTGTCACTGCAACTTGAATCCGTTTCCGTTTTGAGATAATATAGAATTATCCAAGAAACTCTTTCAAACTGCTGTGCGGACAAAACTGAATCACTGACGTCAGCTGCTCGTAAAAGGTTTTCAGGAGTAATGCactaaaaacaaacaaaaacaaaaactgtaataAAAAAGACATATGTTCTATATGTTTTTTTTCGAtcctttttttattcaacttttaaacataaaattaaCTCAAAAATTAACTCATAACTGTAACTCAAATCTTTTTACTTGCAATTTTTAGTATTGCCCAAAATAATTCCTTATTTATTTACGCCATAAAAAATTGTCTGCGATCATCatggaatataaataaataatcattgCGCACAGTGAAGAGAAATGctataaaaaaaacacaaataagaAACATActgaacaaatttttgtttcGTCCACAGCAGATTAAGTGGAACAACGTAATAATTTAGGATATACTATTATAGGTATTAAATTGAGGAATCCTGGATTCTTACATCGTTCAATATGTTTTCTATTTCTCCTTGATATTGGATGCTTTGCTTCAGTTTTTCCAACACGTTTGCTATACTTTCAGTATTCATTTGAGTTCTATCAATCTCGCTCaagagtttgaaaaaattttccaTATCATGCTCATGACCAACACCGACTTTATCATCGTGTTCACCAGCGTAACCATCTTCAAGAATATCCCTGATTTCGCTGTCCCTGTGTGCTTGCGAGTCTTCATTTGTTCGAACAACCACAGTATGGTGTGTATGTATTTTCGTGGGATCTAATAGCTTATTCCCAATGATGAATGTAGGAACTATAGAACTGTATCCGACTTGAAATAGAACACTCACAAACAGAAAAATCATCAATTTCCACATTTTGCAGATTACTCAATACTTTTAGCTGATGAAGTAATTCTTTAACACATATAGAAATAGGATGTTAATTATAACCTAATGTCATTCAGTATAACATTTAATTTCTAAGTAACTCAAGTCAGAAATAAAGCATATGAGGCCAAAATCCTCGGCATTCAAAGAAACACCGACCTTTCAATAAGTTTTGGCTGCCTCAGTAAATTCGGTCAAAATGAAGCTCATTGACCCGATAATGAACGAGCATTAAATGTAATTTGTAATTGAGTTTTTTAACTATTTCTGAATACGCATAACACAAATTTTTTCATTGGCTAAAAGaacaaataataatgaatttcCACGTAATATGCCACAGCGAACAAAATTGAGTAATTGAATTGAACGCTTGTTTATTGAAGGAGTATTTATATCACGGAGGCTATTGCTCGTGGTATTGCAATTTCTGACTTGGTTGGCAAGAAAATGGCGACAAATTGTGAGTAGTTTGGGAATTTGAGAAAGTTCGGTGTGTTTTTGTTTGCTGCTGCCATGCAAACAAAACTTTATTCTGGACTTTCCGAGTGAAACGCACATTGCCAGGTTATTAACCCACAAGAAACATTTCACAAAAACAGACAGAACAACTGAGATAAGCGTCTTCTATAACcaagatgcaaaaaaaaacGCTAAAACCCACGCAAGTGTAGCGTTCAAAATGAACTGTCAATTTCTGTAACTCGGTCTCTGCTCTGATTATACCTTCTTGTCGTTCGTGATCGCCCTTCATCACGAGATGCTGATGCTGTTGCTAAATGGACTTACTGGCTGTCCCAAACGTTTTTACGTAATCGGCAGGTTTGTCAAAGTAGATACTTTATATCCTATCAAACATGAGAAACACATAAAGCGCATTATTGTAGAAACTTTCGCTGCCGAAGTCACGCGTAAAGATCGTAGCGACAAAACCGCAAAGAGCGTGACCGTATAATGCAAAGAGCGTGATCGCACAACACTCCAAATAAATcgtttttgtaataaattgttTTATGTACATTTTAGATCGAATTCACTATTCTGAAATGTAATCTTGAAAGCTATACATAGATTGGTAAAAAGTTATATAAATTGTTAAATAGGTTCTTTTCTATCACTAAAAAAATCTGTAGCAGCCGATAAGATAAGTAAATTTATAGAGGTTAAAGGAACAGGAAAAATCGCCGATTCATTCCTAGTATTAAATTATGTGGCCAGGCTGTAAAACTGCGTATCTGTTTATTTTGTATGTTGACTTGCGCATGTTACGTAATTCTATTTCACGAATGTTTGGTCAAACGGCTGGTAATGTTTGTATAAACTTAGGGAAGTAATACTAGAATGTAGGCCCAAGTGCGTACAAATAAACTGAAGATTGCGAAAGTAGAAATTGTCTTCCATATTAATTGCATATGGTTTCAACATCGTTGGATGATAGTTGTGCCATAAATATACGAGGGAGGACTCAATTACAACTATAGGGGAATGTAAAGTGTCTAATCCGACCAAGTAATAAACTTTAATTACGTCGATAAATTAATAAATCGTCACTTAGCTAAAATCTTTCAACCGAACAGGCACGTCATTTGAACAACATGAATTAAAGTATATCATTGAACCAACCAAATATCACAATTCTTTATAATAAATGAgatttatatatgtttttagTTTATCGGTGTAATCAAAGGTGtagcgaaatatatatatattttttttattactaattttaGTTTTCAAAGGAGATGAGCCACGTGCGCATGTACTACTACTGACAACGAACGATTTTTCTAGACACAGATTTACGAATATATGGACGAAAAAGGCGACCAGGACTTCCGCTGATACTCGAGGTCCTCGTCAATTCGGTGTTGTTATTGAGTAGGTAATACGGGGTAGCTTCAGTAACGGTATCGTACCAAAACTGCCAGTTCATTTTGAACGTTGCGCGTCTCGCCGGCATACTTGTGAGATATACTGATATACTGTTGCTTATATTAAGAgcatgttcactaaaatccTTAGCCCAGTTTATGGATTATAGATATGATAGTCAGCCTCgtttgaaaaaacattttatttagaGTGCTAGAGTAGGACTTTCGACTTAGTTGACGAAACAATGGCAACAAATTGTTAGAAAATTAGAAATCTCCCCACAATCGGCGAGTTTGTTCGCTACTGCCATGGAAACGATACATCAATCGGGACTTTTAGTGAAACGCACTTTGCTAGGGTGACAGGATTGCCTACGTGAGGAATATCATCGGTCTAGTCGCTACAGCTAGAAACACAGACATATACATGTCATAGACAAACAGTCAAAGACACAGACAGAATGGCGGAGAATAACGATCTACTAGAGAGGATATTCAATATATTTGCAGGTCTTAGTTTACATTTTATA
This genomic interval from Styela clava chromosome 15, kaStyClav1.hap1.2, whole genome shotgun sequence contains the following:
- the LOC120334327 gene encoding metal cation symporter ZIP14-like, yielding MWKLMIFLFVSVLFQVGYSSIVPTFIIGNKLLDPTKIHTHHTVVVRTNEDSQAHRDSEIRDILEDGYAGEHDDKVGVGHEHDMENFFKLLSEIDRTQMNTESIANVLEKLKQSIQYQGEIENILNDCITPENLLRAADVSDSVLSAQQFERVSWIILYYLKTETDSSCSDRGEDLISASEAKSKIFPTNEICSENFSSNVIDGIREQTCPGATRCVVNPFSEDCVSTDHLDESEAITGVLLSIMKCRCHLPNQSFFIGELMEMAGSKNGIMTIDDFQVLLDTLNIGGSVEVVVDNHVGHDHQRRKRETKHDHTGNQAHSACFTTEELLAIYNVEESHGINSSQLADLSPALLQQSASNNCAAKTEDVPNDEAPEYTDAMRYGYGTASVFIISLLSFLGLVMFPAIGTGVYKMTMQFFIALGVGTMSGDALLHIIPEVVGLHEHGHEDEHVHASDETHSEAEDKTYIWRLLTVIGGIYLFYLFENIVRIWNATRNNKITVHINDFTSNDHDNTTENENGIPVTQSVTSFATESVSPQDVDSLPQDEKKEEMEEHASQKVIGDLTVVAAMVLIGDVLHNFGDGLAIGVAFSSGWVSGVGTSIAIFCHELPHEFGDFAIYMNNGLSKWKALLANFAAACMAFVGLYIGLAIAENSEVRNWIMAVIAGMFLYISLVDVLHEMVESKTSKPFLQFGLQNLGLLLGWAILLVLSIYEENLITALE